The following proteins come from a genomic window of Metarhizium brunneum chromosome 2, complete sequence:
- the DAD2 gene encoding DASH complex subunit DAD2, with protein MSYPTRSLSSHMRAPSSSTSSASPSPALLARIEEKKAELQSLRELRDLSAAVSNQMEALEQKLTTLSDGTEAVAAVMGNWHNVLRAINMASTKLAKPSNDTTMEDASASNESLPQTLVRIPTEHAPTLQAQADAIEAAAVEGDSTANT; from the exons ATGTCATATCCTACAAGGTCGCTTTCGTCGCACATGCGAGCTCCCAGTAGCTCCACATCGTCTGCTTCACCGTCGCCAGCCCTGCTTGCGCGAAtcgaagaaaagaaggccgAATTACAGAGCTTGAGAGAGCTTCGAGACCTCAGTGCGGCAGTGTCCAATCAAATGGAGGCACTGGAGCAGAAATTGACGACTCTGTCTGATGGGACCGAGG CGGTAGCAGCTGTTATGGGTAATTGGCATAATGTGCTACGAGCGATTAATATGGCGTCTA CAAAACTCGCAAAACCATCGAACGACACTACCATGGAGGATGCATCTGCATCCAACGAATCACTTCCCCAAACTCTCGTGCGAATACCAACTGAGCATGCACCAACATTACAAGCTCAGGCCGATGccattgaagctgctgctgtggaGGGCGATTCAACTGCGAACACATGA
- the aes1_0 gene encoding Acetylesterase: MATKLLTVLAITSGVISAPAALGKFENLVVFGDSYSDEARYAYIKQNGKLPPAGQMLPEADSPFSDGRIWARLVAKDTGATLYDYAVGGAMCTHTNFDQRTFNGIANIPYPAVLDYELPLFDTDKKLGLYKNLNPDNTVYTLWIGTNDLGKDGIVGAKAGMHHNVDASSTVDSYLTCVWAALDKMYSQGARNIVLFKLAPLEKAPLYAVDYPDLKDSLSADVQNVNAKYDQVVAETKSQRWAEATITIFDSYKFFSDVIASPSIFQFTEVSKPYKTCVSENNCQTASGPQSSYLWNDALHLSPAAEQLISQEFQRAVKGASSYAKNY; this comes from the exons ATGGCAACCAAGCTTCTCACCGTGCTTGCTATAACCTCTGGGGTCATTTCTGCTCCTGCCGCCTTGGGGAAATTTGAAAATCTCGTTGTTTTTGGCGACAGCTACTCGGACGAAGCCCGCTATGCCTACATCAAGCAGAATGGAAAGCTGCCCCCAGCCGGCCAGATGCTCCCCGAAGCCGATAGTCCCTTCAGCGACGGCCGTATATGGGCGCGATTGGTCGCCAAAGACACCGGAGCCACGCTCTACGACTATGCCGTCGGGGGCGCCATGTGTACACACACCAACTTCGACCAACGTACATTCAACGGAATCGCCAACATCCCATACCCTGCTGTGTTGGACTACGAATTACCTCTATTTGACACGGACAAGAAACTCGGCCTGTACAAAAACCTGAACCCGGACAACACCGTTTACACGCTTTGGATCGGCACAAACGACctcggcaaagatggcatCGTCGGAGCCAAGGCTGGCATGCACCATAATGTGGACGCATCCAGTACAGTTGACAGCTATCTGACCTGTGTCTGGGCCGCCCTCGACAAAATGTACAGTCAAGGCGCTAGAAACATTGTCCTGTTCAAGCTGGCGCCCCTCGAGAAGGCGCCTTTGTACGCCGTCGACTACCCGGATCTAAAGGATAGTCTGAGCGCCGACGTCCAGAATGTTAATGCAAAATACGACCAAGTTGTCGCGGAGACCAAGTCACAGCGGTGGGCAGAAGCAACTATTACCATCTTCGATTCCTACAAGTTCTTTTCGGATGTCATCGCATCGCCTAGCATTTTTCAGTTTACCGAGGTGTCCAAGCCGTACAAGACCTGCGTCAGTGAGAATAACTGCCAAACGGCGAGCGGACCCCAGTCGAGCTACTTGTG GAATGACGCCCTCCATCTTTCACCCGCCGCGGAACAGCTCATCTCCCAGGAGTTCCAGCGCGCTGTAAAGGGTGCCTCGAGCTATGCCAAGAATTATTAA
- the nuc-2 gene encoding Ankyrin repeat protein nuc-2 — translation MASRPLLSEATQVGHIALTNLPPQLSLPMLIKKLSATPTLAAQNDILRQAGSVDSQASLQANKATFFFQLERELDKVNAFYLQKEAELKIRLKTLLDKKKVLQTRDGISRRSSKFTTLEEGFQQFATDLNKLQQFVEINGTAFSKILKKWDKTSKSKTKELYLSRAVEVQPFFNAPVISELSDQATTSLQELGAWSDGIQVNFQTPGHVVTSQHFMGTDEGDADTLLLDTVITGNLETLRELLTKMQSASSSTDGGSSLPDRVTRTFLTAIHDAPEESLRVLLDTGLVDLQSYDDINERNCLHQATIYGKQYVLEWGLKAGVSVDRTDVYGRVPLHYASLHGRLDMLEALLNVNSSTINLIDHDNFTPLIHSIIHGHIDCIQRLLARSARIDPVSDSDHVPLNLACEHGSEAVVELLLRHGANILPDAEGLYPQHLVARSGKTSELLLLLKKFGADLDQVDKLYGWTPLVHAASEGNVDCLQALLKVGVDVNIVDEKDLPAMYYAAWEGHLECMKLLTPFNTHIRASPLVLQSSPGPTDSSNAPGPMSLDPDAIPILELPPPIIPLRRYGHNFLDTKTVVQLSFDDLHEQPLIFFQDGKYPAARLTISSKLSDLIPKNIILPFQEDTRMVSFQVDNLDTFSLDFDVFPTYGAKIIAKTVVLPSAFKTQQGGISKCCLPLFDPRLRAIGQITFSTQVIKPFNGQPLEITDFETYWKATSQFNQPTSAVVTGSSLSGDYVRLFVQYTADGVPVIWSQWTISCGGLDLPLCRLSLQQFLTITAENTCRAALPSLSSKTVDNIAEVYHILATAGITLKDALAILPRGINVNLQVLYPTQEEEKALALGPALDVNVFVDAILTVVFDHARAQRAQYQSPEAARSMVFSSYNARLCTALNWKQPNFPVFLCNDLGREDNILEENMLRPSGRRGTSIKEVVRIAQSNNFMGLICYSKLLDMVPALVDAIKSHGLALVMDKSTDSPSTSPMTDPFPRPPKGVDGVLKNHGILRFNDSIDM, via the exons ATGGCCAGCCGTCCGCTCTTGTCTGAAGCCACGCAGGTTGGCCATATTGCTTTGACCAATCTTCCTCCCCAACTCTCATTACCCATG CTTATCAAGAAGCTCTCTGCCACCCCGACATTGGCGGCGCAAAATGATATACTTCGGCAGGCTGGTTCCGTTGACTCCCAAGCCTCTCTTCAAGCCAACAAGGCCACTTTCTTCTTTCAACTG GAACGTGAACTCGACAAGGTGAATGCCTTCTACTTGCAAAAAGAGGCCGAGCTAAAGATTCGGTTGAAAACTCTTCTGGACAAGAAAAAGGTCCTACAAACAAGAGACGGCATCTCAAGACGCTCTTCCAAGTTTACAACACTCGAGGAGGGCTTTCAACAGTTTGCTACTGACTTGAACAAGCTCCAGCAGTTTGTTGAAATTAACGGCACTGCATTCTCCAAGATTCTCAAGAAGTGGGACAAGACGTCCAAGTCCAAAACCAAGGAGCTTTATCTGTCCAGGGCCGTCGAAGTCCAGCCATTTTTTAACGCACCCGTTATAAGTGAACTCTCGGATCAGGCCACGACTAGTCTTCAAGAGCTGGGCGCCTGGTCCGATGGCATACAGGTCAATTTTCAGACACCAGGGCATGTCGTCACGAGCCAACACTTTATGGGGACTGATGAAGGAGATGCCGACACACTGTTGCTGGATACCGTCATTACGGGGAACCTAGAGACGCTCAGAGAACTCTTGACGAAGATGCAATCCGCGAGCAGCTCAACAGACGGAGGAAGCTCATTGCCTGATCGTGTCACCAGGACCTTCCTGACGGCAATCCATGATGCGCCCGAAGAGTCTCTGCGCGTTCTTTTAGATACTGGACTCGTCGACTTGCAGTCATATGATGATATCAACGAGAGAAATTGTCTTCATCAGGCCACCATATATGGCAAACAGTATGTCTTGGAATGGGGGCTAAAAGCCGGGGTCTCTGTCGATAGGACAGATGTATATGGACGAGTGCCGTTGCACTACGCCAGTTTACATGGTCGTCTGGATATGCTCGAGGCTCTATTAAATG TGAATTCCTCAACGATTAACCTCATTGACCACGACAACTTTACTCCGCTTATCCACTCAATTATTCATGGTCATATTGATTGCATACAGCGTTTGCTCGCTAGATCGGCAAGAATCGATCCGGTATCGGACTCAGACCATGTCCCGTTGAATTTAGCTTGTGAGCACGGCTCCGAGGCAGTTGTCGAGCTGCTCTTAAGGCACGGAGCGAATATTTTGCCCGACGCAGAAGGCTTATATCCACAGCACCTGGTGGCGAGGTCGGGAAAGACATCGGAgttgctgctcctgctcaaAAAATTTGGAGCTGATTTAGACCAAGTTGATAAGCTGTATGGGTGGACTCCGCTTGTCCATGCGGCGAGCGAAGGCAACGTTGACTGCCTGCAGGCGCTGCTCAAGGTTGGAGTTGACGTCAATATTGTGGATGAGAAAGATCTCCCAGCCATGTACTACGCCGCGTGGGAAGGCCATCTGGAATGCATGAAACTACTTACCCCATTCAACACTCACATTCGCGCCAGCCCACTCGTCCTACAGTCGTCACCTGGCCCTACTGACAGCAGCAATGCACCCGGTCCCATGTCCTTGGATCCCGACGCAATCCCCATACTCGAACTGCCCCCTCCCATCATTCCCCTCCGCCGCTACGGTCATAACTTCCTCGACACTAAAACCGTCGTACAACTCAGCTTCGATGACCTTCACGAGCAGCCTTTGATATTCTTTCAAGATGGAAAATATCCGGCGGCGCGACTGACAATCTCCTCCAAGCTATCAGATCTCATCCCAAAGAATATTATTCTCCCCTTTCAAGAAGATACCCGCATGGTTTCATTCCAAGTTGACAACCTCGATACATTTTCTCTCGATTTCGATGTTTTCCCTACGTACGGTGCCAAGATTATCGCCAAGACGGTGGTATTGCCTAGCGCTTTCAAGACGCAGCAAGGCGGAATCTCAAAGTGTTGCCTGCCTCTGTTTGATCCACGACTTAGGGCAATTGGCCAGATTACTTTTAGCACCCAGGTGATCAAGCCGTTCAATGGTCAGCCATTGGAAATCACGGACTTTGAGACGTACTGGAAAGCGACGAGCCAGTTTAACCAGCCCACTAGTGCTGTGGTAACTGGATCAAGTTTATCCGGTGACTACGTCCGGCTATTTGTGCAATATACGGCTGATGGAGTCCCAGTGATTTGGTCTCAATGGACGATCAGTTGTGGAGGACTAGATCTGCCACTGTGTCGACTGTCCCTACAGCAGTTCCTGACGATTACTGCCGAAAACACCTGTCGAGCTGCGTTGCCTAGCCTGTCATCGAAGACTGTTGATAACATTGCGGAGGTATATCACATCCTCGCTACAGCAGGCATCACCCTCAAGGATGCTCTGGCCATCCTCCCTCGCGGCATCAACGTGAATCTGCAGGTCCTATACCCGACGcaggaggaagaaaaggcGCTTGCGCTCGGTCCTGCGTTGGACGTCAACGTCTTTGTTGATGCTATTCTTACTGTCGTGTTTGATCATGCTCGTGCGCAGAGAGCCCAATACCAGTCTCCAGAGGCAGCTCGTTCCATGGTGTTCAGCAGCTACAATGCTCGGTTGTGTACAGCCTTGAACTGGAAGCAGCCGAACTTTCCTGTGTTCTTGTGCAACGATCTCGGCCGCGAGGACAATATCTTGGAAGAAAATATGCTTCGACCGAGTGGAAGACGAGGTACATCCATCAAAGAAGTAGTTCGAATTGCCCAGAGTAATAACTTTATGGGGCTGATCTGCTACTCCAAATTATTG GACATGGTGCCTGCTCTCGTGGACGCTATAAAATCTCATGGTTTAGCACTCGTCATGGACAAGTCGACAGATTCCCCCAGCACAAGTCCGATGACGGACCCATTCCCTCGACCTCCCAAAGGTGTAGACGGTGTTTTGAAAAATCACGGCATTTTGCGGTTCAATGACTCGATAGACATGTAG